Proteins co-encoded in one Paracoccus aestuarii genomic window:
- a CDS encoding 6,7-dimethyl-8-ribityllumazine synthase translates to MASNTQHHELPLPRIDGPVRLLAVVAPYYKDITDGLLAGVRAVADAAGAMLEVVEVPGALEIPTAIALAARGPGYDGYVALGCVIRGETTHYDTVCNDSSRALTLLGLQGLCIGNGILTVETRPQAEVRADPQGQNKGGGAAAAALHLVALSRRWSARPGPVMAPGHDVIRLAGELEGQGKA, encoded by the coding sequence ATGGCGTCGAACACCCAACATCATGAATTGCCGCTGCCGCGGATCGACGGCCCGGTGCGGCTGCTGGCGGTCGTGGCGCCCTATTACAAGGACATCACCGACGGGCTGCTGGCGGGCGTGCGCGCCGTGGCCGATGCCGCCGGCGCCATGCTGGAGGTGGTCGAGGTGCCCGGCGCGCTGGAGATCCCCACCGCCATCGCCTTGGCGGCGCGGGGGCCTGGCTACGACGGCTATGTCGCGCTGGGCTGCGTGATCCGGGGCGAGACGACGCATTACGACACGGTCTGCAACGACAGCTCGCGCGCGCTGACGCTGCTGGGGCTGCAGGGGCTGTGCATCGGCAACGGCATCCTGACGGTCGAGACCCGCCCCCAGGCCGAGGTCCGCGCCGATCCCCAAGGCCAGAACAAGGGCGGCGGTGCCGCCGCGGCGGCGCTGCATCTGGTGGCGCTGTCGCGCCGTTGGTCCGCGCGCCCGGGGCCGGTCATGGCGCCGGGCCATGACGTGATTCGCTTGGCGGGCGAGCTGGAAGGGCAGGGCAAGGCATGA
- the nusB gene encoding transcription antitermination factor NusB, whose amino-acid sequence MTDQDRSPRPDRRTLSSAARLYAVQALFQMEAAGQSADRVTREFQNFRIDFEDRDGPTAEADEALFNRIVDDAVTWQSRIDQATDRGLVARWPIDRIDPVLRAVFRAAGAEIVAERAPAKVVISEYVRLTEAFFPEGREARFVNAVLDHVARDLRPDSLP is encoded by the coding sequence ATGACCGATCAGGACCGCAGCCCCCGCCCCGACCGCCGCACCCTGTCCAGCGCCGCGCGTCTCTATGCCGTGCAGGCCCTGTTCCAGATGGAGGCCGCCGGCCAGTCCGCCGACCGCGTGACGCGCGAATTCCAGAACTTCCGCATCGATTTCGAGGATCGCGACGGCCCCACCGCCGAGGCCGACGAGGCGTTGTTCAACCGCATCGTCGATGATGCCGTCACCTGGCAGTCGCGCATCGACCAAGCGACCGATCGCGGCCTGGTGGCGCGCTGGCCCATCGACCGCATCGACCCGGTGCTGCGGGCCGTCTTCCGCGCCGCGGGCGCCGAGATCGTGGCCGAACGCGCCCCCGCCAAGGTGGTCATCTCGGAATATGTCCGCCTGACCGAAGCCTTCTTTCCCGAGGGACGCGAGGCGCGCTTCGTAAATGCCGTCCTGGATCACGTCGCCCGCGACCTGCGGCCGGATTCGCTGCCCTGA
- a CDS encoding DUF481 domain-containing protein: MKKVTLLTSTAAILAALSVPAMAQTERATGATAVGITDIDDRIDDIETAVQDDFARSADADRFGPADRRTGLFGTMSLSYTGRTGNVENQDLAIAGRVNYNMGQFAQSVGLSIEYGENDDGERDQEETNAIYDAQYYFDDRLYAFALGSLKVDGLVNAGNRPTDLARDGFIGFGPGYRVINTNDTAWRVQAGVGIRYQQTGLARSGLEGSTTETGYIASSRFYHRFNENVFVTNDTDYLGSSDGQDRVTNELGVNFQVSEQLATRMSYRTEYVEDRATRTDNRLGLAVVYGF, from the coding sequence ATGAAAAAAGTTACGCTGCTGACCAGCACCGCCGCCATCCTGGCCGCCCTGTCGGTTCCCGCCATGGCCCAGACCGAGCGCGCCACCGGCGCCACCGCCGTTGGCATCACCGACATCGATGACCGCATCGACGACATCGAAACCGCCGTTCAGGACGATTTCGCCCGTTCGGCCGACGCCGACCGCTTTGGCCCGGCTGACCGCCGCACCGGCCTGTTCGGCACCATGTCGCTGAGCTATACCGGCCGCACCGGCAACGTCGAGAACCAGGACCTGGCCATCGCGGGCCGCGTCAACTACAACATGGGCCAGTTCGCCCAGAGCGTCGGCCTGTCGATCGAATACGGCGAGAACGACGACGGCGAGCGCGACCAGGAAGAGACCAACGCGATCTACGACGCGCAGTACTACTTCGACGACCGCCTCTATGCGTTCGCTCTGGGTAGCCTGAAGGTTGACGGCCTGGTGAACGCCGGCAACCGCCCGACCGACCTGGCCCGTGACGGCTTCATCGGCTTCGGTCCGGGTTACCGCGTGATCAACACGAACGACACCGCATGGCGCGTTCAGGCTGGTGTGGGCATCCGCTACCAGCAGACCGGTCTGGCCCGTTCGGGTCTGGAAGGTTCGACCACCGAGACCGGCTACATCGCGTCGTCGCGCTTCTACCACCGCTTCAACGAGAACGTCTTTGTCACCAACGACACCGACTATCTCGGCTCGAGCGACGGTCAGGACCGCGTCACGAACGAACTGGGCGTGAACTTCCAGGTCTCCGAGCAGCTGGCCACCCGCATGAGCTACCGTACGGAATATGTCGAGGACCGCGCCACGCGGACCGACAACCGTCTGGGCCTGGCGGTCGTCTACGGCTTCTGA